Proteins co-encoded in one Pseudomonas beijingensis genomic window:
- a CDS encoding ABC transporter ATP-binding protein, with product MNVVEIEGVSQRYGDVTVLRGLDLNLAQGEVLGLFGHNGAGKTTTMKLILGLLRASEGEVRVFGRAPSDPGVRQMLGYLPENVMFYPQLSGLETLRHFARLKGAAPEQVERLLDEVGLAGAAQRRVRTYSKGMRQRLGLAQALLGQPRLLLLDEPTVGLDPIATQDLYQLLDRLRWQGTSIILCSHVLPGVEAHINRAAILTQGRLLALGSLARLREEAGLPTLIRASGLSRADWLRQHWRSEGHATQGWGAEGVQVCAPDGSKLKLLRQLLAQDDPTDVEIKPPSLEDLYRHYMLRAAAEEVSL from the coding sequence TTGAACGTCGTCGAGATCGAAGGGGTCAGCCAGCGCTATGGCGATGTCACCGTACTGCGCGGGCTGGACTTGAACCTGGCCCAAGGCGAGGTGCTCGGGCTGTTCGGGCACAACGGCGCGGGCAAGACCACCACCATGAAGTTGATCCTCGGTTTGCTGCGGGCCAGTGAGGGCGAGGTGCGTGTCTTCGGCCGCGCGCCCAGCGACCCGGGCGTGCGACAGATGCTCGGTTATCTGCCCGAGAACGTGATGTTCTACCCGCAATTGAGCGGGCTGGAAACCTTGCGCCATTTTGCCCGGCTCAAAGGCGCGGCACCGGAGCAGGTCGAGCGTTTACTGGACGAAGTGGGGTTGGCGGGCGCTGCTCAACGGCGGGTAAGGACCTACTCCAAGGGCATGCGCCAACGCCTCGGCCTGGCCCAGGCCCTGCTTGGCCAGCCGCGCCTGTTATTGCTGGACGAACCGACCGTGGGCCTGGACCCCATCGCCACCCAGGACCTCTATCAATTGCTCGACCGCCTGCGTTGGCAGGGCACCAGCATCATTCTCTGTTCCCACGTCTTGCCTGGTGTGGAAGCGCACATCAACCGCGCCGCGATTCTTACCCAAGGTCGCCTGCTGGCCCTGGGCAGCCTGGCTCGGTTGCGGGAGGAGGCGGGGCTGCCGACGCTGATCCGAGCCTCGGGCCTGTCACGGGCCGATTGGCTTCGCCAGCATTGGCGCAGCGAAGGGCATGCCACCCAGGGTTGGGGGGCGGAAGGGGTGCAAGTGTGCGCGCCGGACGGCAGCAAACTGAAATTGCTGCGCCAGTTACTGGCCCAGGACGACCCGACGGATGTCGAGATCAAGCCGCCGTCGCTTGAGGATTTGTACCGTCATTACATGCTCCGTGCCGCGGCCGAGGAGGTCAGCCTATGA
- a CDS encoding nitrous oxide reductase family maturation protein NosD, whose translation MTGKKPQHARQPVIALVLCLLSGGAFGAPQPITDLPLQAEGTQQWRLPAGHYRGSFSIDQPMTLTCAPDAVFQGQGEGNGLIIRAPNVQVQGCTFLDWGHDLTAMNAAVFIQPVAQGAVVRGNRMQGQGFGIWVDGTRDVSLIDNHIQGDPSLRSQDRGNGIHLYAVHGARVIGNQVRETRDGIYIDTSSGNLLQGNVLEDLRYGVHYMFANDNRLLDNVTRRTRTGYALMQSRQLTVIGNRSEQDQNYGILMNYITYSTLRDNFVSDVRDGSTGDTMITGAEGKALFIYNSLFNRIEGNHFERSAVGIHLTAGSEDNRIAGNAFVHNQRQVKYVATRLQEWSADGRGNYWSDYLGWDRNGDGMGDVAYEPNDNVDRLLWLYPQVRLLMNSPGIELLRWVQRAFPVMKSPGVMDSHPLMQTPVQPPSRNSTQEDAS comes from the coding sequence ATGACCGGGAAAAAGCCGCAACACGCCCGCCAACCGGTCATTGCGCTGGTGCTTTGCCTGTTATCGGGCGGGGCGTTCGGCGCACCGCAGCCGATCACCGATTTGCCTTTGCAGGCCGAGGGCACCCAGCAATGGCGCCTGCCTGCGGGCCACTACCGGGGCTCGTTCAGCATCGACCAGCCCATGACCCTCACGTGCGCGCCGGATGCAGTATTCCAGGGGCAGGGCGAGGGCAATGGGTTGATCATTCGCGCCCCGAACGTCCAGGTCCAGGGCTGTACCTTCCTGGACTGGGGCCACGACCTCACGGCCATGAACGCGGCCGTCTTCATCCAACCGGTCGCCCAAGGGGCCGTGGTTCGTGGGAACCGGATGCAGGGCCAGGGCTTCGGTATCTGGGTCGATGGCACGCGGGACGTCAGCCTGATCGACAACCACATCCAGGGCGACCCCAGCCTGCGCTCCCAGGACCGCGGCAACGGCATCCATTTGTATGCCGTACACGGCGCCCGGGTCATCGGCAACCAGGTGCGCGAAACCCGCGATGGCATCTACATCGACACTTCCAGCGGCAACCTGCTCCAGGGCAACGTCCTCGAAGACCTGCGCTACGGCGTGCATTACATGTTCGCCAACGATAACCGCCTGCTGGATAACGTCACCCGGCGTACCCGCACCGGTTATGCCTTGATGCAAAGCCGCCAGTTGACGGTCATCGGCAATCGCTCCGAACAGGATCAGAACTACGGGATCCTGATGAACTACATCACTTATTCCACCCTGCGCGACAACTTCGTCAGCGACGTGCGCGACGGGTCCACCGGCGACACCATGATCACCGGTGCCGAGGGCAAGGCCCTGTTCATTTACAACTCGTTGTTCAACCGCATCGAAGGCAATCATTTCGAGCGCAGCGCCGTGGGTATCCACCTGACGGCCGGCTCGGAGGATAACCGCATCGCCGGCAATGCCTTCGTCCATAACCAGCGCCAGGTCAAATACGTGGCCACGCGGTTGCAGGAATGGTCGGCGGATGGGCGTGGCAATTACTGGAGCGACTACCTGGGCTGGGATCGTAATGGTGACGGTATGGGGGATGTGGCCTATGAACCCAACGACAACGTCGATCGCCTGCTGTGGCTGTATCCCCAGGTGCGATTGCTGATGAACAGCCCGGGGATCGAACTGCTGCGCTGGGTGCAGCGGGCCTTCCCGGTGATGAAATCCCCCGGGGTGATGGACAGTCATCCGCTGATGCAAACCCCTGTCCAGCCCCCGTCACGCAACAGTACCCAGGAGGACGCGTCTTGA